From the genome of Nitrospirae bacterium YQR-1, one region includes:
- the truA gene encoding tRNA pseudouridine(38-40) synthase TruA: protein MTRRIRLSVQYDGTNYLGWQRQPCGKTIQGTIEAFLKKITGENVTLTGSGRTDAGVHALKQVAAFNTTNHLSPEIFQKALNSLLPCDIRVTDAAEVDPGFHPQFDAKSKKYFYLIYNAEILSPLLSRYCTQLKRPLDTDKMTDVSRCFIGRKDFKSFSAADSDVKTTEREIFSLNISPMDYVDFAGTAIAGNYIKVTVEADGFLRHMVRNIVGTLVDAGYGKVDGNDVNGIIAGCDRKLAGKTMPAKGLFLEEVFY from the coding sequence ATGACAAGAAGAATTCGGTTATCCGTACAATATGACGGAACGAATTATCTGGGATGGCAGAGGCAGCCTTGCGGCAAAACCATACAGGGCACAATTGAGGCTTTCTTAAAAAAAATAACCGGTGAGAATGTTACACTTACCGGCTCAGGGCGTACCGATGCCGGCGTACATGCCCTTAAACAGGTTGCCGCATTTAACACAACAAATCACCTTAGTCCTGAAATCTTTCAAAAAGCTCTGAACAGTTTGCTTCCCTGTGATATCAGGGTAACAGATGCAGCCGAGGTTGACCCCGGCTTTCACCCGCAGTTTGACGCTAAAAGCAAAAAATACTTTTATTTAATTTACAATGCAGAGATATTAAGCCCGTTATTGAGCCGCTACTGTACCCAACTGAAACGTCCCCTTGATACAGATAAAATGACAGATGTGTCTCGTTGTTTTATCGGGCGAAAAGACTTTAAATCCTTTTCCGCCGCCGATTCAGATGTTAAAACAACGGAGCGGGAGATTTTTTCGTTAAACATCTCCCCTATGGATTATGTTGACTTTGCCGGAACAGCTATAGCCGGCAACTATATAAAAGTAACTGTGGAGGCTGACGGTTTCCTTCGCCACATGGTTAGAAACATAGTTGGAACATTGGTTGACGCCGGTTACGGCAAGGTTGACGGCAATGATGTAAATGGAATAATAGCAGGCTGTGACAGAAAACTTGCAGGGAAGACTATGCCTGCTAAGGGGCTGTTTCTTGAGGAGGTTTTCTATTAA
- a CDS encoding VacJ family lipoprotein → MRFNVIFTTSTMIFVVFFLILFFYGRPACADDTTGVTDVFTEIMPLEPSAFVNEHTNLQLAALLADISDSSTKQDNLVSQKDTPAQEGLQGDDEKTGDLEIADPLESLNRVMFEFNDALYTGVLKPLTTAYNFVVPEDGRIAVDNFFYNLFMPVRFVNAVLQLKFEDAGNELLRFTINSTIGIAGLADFATSEFNLKKSEKDTGQTLGFYGLGHGFYIVWPLLGPKSLRDSFGYVGDMYLRPINYLGDYRKSMAVTAYNYTNHLSLHTQDYETLKEASVDPYLSLRDAYLQHRAYLQEKK, encoded by the coding sequence ATGCGTTTTAATGTTATTTTTACTACTTCCACCATGATTTTTGTGGTGTTTTTTTTGATATTATTTTTTTACGGCCGGCCGGCTTGTGCAGATGATACGACAGGTGTTACAGATGTGTTTACTGAAATAATGCCGTTAGAGCCGTCTGCTTTTGTAAATGAACACACAAATCTACAACTGGCTGCTCTGTTGGCAGACATTAGTGATAGTTCCACAAAGCAAGATAATTTGGTTTCACAAAAAGATACACCGGCGCAGGAAGGACTTCAGGGCGATGATGAGAAAACCGGAGATTTGGAAATTGCCGACCCCCTTGAGTCATTAAACAGAGTAATGTTTGAATTTAACGATGCCCTCTATACAGGGGTACTGAAACCGTTGACTACCGCTTACAATTTTGTTGTGCCTGAGGATGGACGCATAGCGGTTGATAATTTCTTTTACAACCTCTTTATGCCTGTGCGGTTTGTAAATGCTGTTTTACAACTGAAATTTGAGGATGCAGGCAATGAACTGTTACGGTTTACAATAAACTCTACAATTGGAATAGCGGGGCTTGCTGATTTTGCCACAAGTGAGTTTAATCTTAAGAAATCTGAAAAGGACACAGGACAGACGCTTGGGTTTTACGGCCTTGGCCATGGCTTTTATATTGTGTGGCCGCTTCTTGGCCCGAAGTCGTTAAGGGACTCTTTCGGCTACGTCGGGGACATGTACCTAAGGCCGATTAATTATCTGGGCGACTATAGAAAGTCGATGGCTGTCACCGCTTACAATTACACCAATCACCTGTCACTGCATACGCAAGACTATGAAACACTAAAAGAGGCCTCTGTTGACCCATACCTGTCTTTGAGAGATGCGTACTTACAACACAGGGCTTATCTCCAGGAGAAAAAATAA
- a CDS encoding AI-2E family transporter yields MSYLTFSGDIEYSVWMDDYQETSKQVFDYISWLLITTALILVLKLHLLPALLAGLIVHELISTLSLKLQFIKGITGHGSKIITVALLAVVVILSVSFLSFLIVDFFRNSTGSLPALLKKMADIIDNSLNSLPAWITNYLPSNTEGFKTAASEWLRLHAGQLQTAGKEVARIAAHILMGMAIGALAALNEVKEEQVYGPLAQSLIGSVSRLALSFRNVVFAQVGISAVNTVFSALYLAVALPMFGIHLNLTKTLILLTFIAGLLPVVGNLISNTAIIVVSLNYSFNVSIASLAFLVVIHKLEYFLNAKLVGSRTHSAAWEILLAIIFMEASFGMAGVIAAPIYYAYFKNELSNKKLI; encoded by the coding sequence TTGTCATATTTGACTTTCAGTGGAGATATAGAGTACAGTGTGTGGATGGATGATTATCAGGAGACCTCAAAGCAGGTTTTTGATTATATTTCATGGCTGCTTATAACAACAGCACTGATTCTAGTGCTTAAACTGCACTTGCTGCCGGCATTGTTGGCAGGCCTGATAGTGCATGAGCTTATTTCCACTCTTTCTCTGAAATTGCAGTTTATTAAAGGTATTACAGGACATGGTTCTAAAATAATTACAGTTGCACTTCTTGCTGTTGTGGTGATTTTATCTGTGTCTTTTTTGTCTTTTTTAATAGTTGATTTTTTTCGTAACAGTACAGGCAGCCTACCTGCTTTACTTAAAAAGATGGCAGATATTATAGATAACTCCCTTAACTCTTTACCTGCATGGATTACAAACTATTTACCTTCCAATACTGAAGGCTTTAAGACTGCCGCCTCCGAGTGGCTGCGCTTACATGCCGGTCAACTGCAAACCGCCGGTAAGGAAGTTGCACGAATCGCCGCCCACATTCTTATGGGTATGGCTATTGGCGCTTTGGCAGCTCTGAATGAGGTAAAAGAGGAGCAGGTTTACGGACCGCTTGCGCAATCACTGATTGGCAGTGTTTCCAGACTGGCCTTATCATTTCGCAATGTGGTTTTTGCACAGGTTGGCATTTCAGCCGTCAATACCGTCTTTTCAGCTCTCTATCTTGCTGTGGCTTTGCCGATGTTTGGCATCCATCTGAACCTCACTAAAACTCTGATACTGCTTACTTTTATTGCCGGCCTGTTGCCTGTCGTCGGTAATCTTATTTCCAATACCGCAATTATTGTCGTAAGCTTAAATTATTCGTTTAATGTATCAATCGCATCGCTTGCTTTTCTTGTAGTTATACACAAACTGGAGTATTTTTTAAATGCTAAACTTGTTGGTTCCAGGACACACTCCGCTGCATGGGAAATACTCCTTGCAATTATTTTCATGGAAGCCTCATTCGGTATGGCAGGAGTGATTGCGGCTCCAATTTACTATGCGTACTTCAAAAATGAGCTGTCAAATAAAAAACTAATTTAA
- a CDS encoding nucleotide pyrophosphohydrolase — MDKLEKLRESLREFARERDWEKFHSPKNLAMALSVEAAEIAEIFQWLTEDESRRLSETKLSALQQEIADVFIYLINLSDKFSIDILKAAEDKLQHNRTKYPAHIVRGKADKYTAYSSGEDTYTKLHSFD, encoded by the coding sequence TTGGATAAACTTGAAAAACTGAGAGAATCATTGAGGGAGTTTGCCCGGGAAAGGGATTGGGAGAAGTTTCACAGTCCAAAGAATTTAGCGATGGCGCTAAGTGTGGAGGCGGCGGAGATTGCCGAGATTTTTCAGTGGTTAACCGAGGATGAAAGCCGGAGGCTTTCTGAGACAAAGCTCTCCGCCCTGCAACAGGAGATAGCCGATGTGTTTATTTATCTGATTAATCTCTCCGATAAGTTTTCTATTGATATACTAAAGGCTGCGGAAGACAAACTCCAGCACAATCGCACAAAGTACCCTGCACACATCGTCAGGGGTAAGGCTGATAAGTACACAGCGTATAGCTCAGGGGAGGATACTTATACCAAGTTGCATTCATTCGATTAA
- a CDS encoding response regulator yields MKEILLIEDDLSLRKQLVFALEKFYKVFEAGARQEALNILASNTNIDVSIIDLGLPPTENTPKEGLMLIEHIIAETKCKVVVLTGQETDMASIESIKLGVFDFLPKPAPVEKILYAVERALVYQKAEDSIEKEGIRKISLNVKLGDGLQSIRDEAEKQLIKKVLTDTDFNVYKTAKIMGIKRENIYYFLKKFGLKRDKNES; encoded by the coding sequence TTGAAGGAAATACTGCTTATTGAGGATGACCTGTCTTTAAGGAAACAGCTGGTGTTTGCACTTGAGAAATTCTACAAAGTTTTTGAGGCCGGCGCACGTCAGGAGGCTCTTAATATTTTAGCCTCCAACACAAACATAGACGTTTCAATCATAGACCTGGGGCTGCCTCCGACAGAAAATACACCAAAAGAGGGCCTCATGCTTATCGAACATATTATCGCTGAAACTAAATGCAAGGTTGTAGTTTTGACAGGACAGGAAACAGACATGGCCTCTATAGAATCCATCAAACTTGGTGTTTTTGATTTTTTACCGAAACCCGCTCCGGTTGAGAAAATCCTCTATGCTGTGGAAAGAGCGCTGGTTTACCAAAAAGCCGAGGATAGTATTGAAAAAGAGGGTATCAGAAAGATTTCACTTAACGTTAAACTGGGGGACGGTCTCCAGTCCATAAGAGATGAGGCTGAAAAGCAATTAATAAAAAAAGTCCTTACAGATACAGATTTCAATGTTTATAAGACAGCCAAAATCATGGGCATCAAGCGTGAAAACATATATTACTTCTTAAAAAAATTCGGTCTTAAACGCGATAAAAATGAAAGCTGA
- a CDS encoding HAMP domain-containing histidine kinase, whose product MKAEFLALLAIFGGIVIIAVLIYLKFIGNRVFKTCIDVIHLNEKLNYNPLQFIKDVRNYFDDLNITDYSYNIVFVGSIASFDPLLEDEPISKHYKDDDCTIILRTFPRYRSGEYRLINRIVIEVLFLLLKSDILMKIKMMNETFANIAKIHTFIQHDIKNIAQFIQNCSYNLQSLNSTEEEIRYVKYLKETFEPLLLKATRIINIIDFKQYSDKPRMVNLRGIIEKITSLYKLRCKINGDAQVVFDESRLFLIFDNLLKNIYDKSLVEEITCTIDIKVDDTQVVVSVFDSGSPIFEISKVFEAFYSSKEGGSGLGLFQVKDMLGQIGGTIEAQNLEKGVKFQLTIPQLTAMP is encoded by the coding sequence ATGAAAGCTGAATTTCTCGCACTATTGGCAATTTTTGGTGGTATTGTTATAATTGCCGTCCTTATCTATCTCAAATTTATTGGAAACAGAGTGTTTAAAACTTGCATAGATGTTATCCACCTCAATGAAAAACTTAACTACAATCCTTTACAGTTTATTAAAGATGTCAGAAATTATTTTGATGACCTTAATATTACAGATTATTCTTATAATATCGTCTTTGTCGGCTCTATCGCAAGTTTTGATCCACTGTTGGAAGATGAGCCCATATCTAAACATTATAAAGACGATGATTGTACCATTATTTTAAGAACCTTTCCCCGCTACAGAAGCGGAGAGTACAGGCTTATCAACCGTATTGTCATTGAGGTGCTGTTTTTGCTGCTGAAATCAGATATTCTCATGAAGATTAAAATGATGAATGAAACGTTTGCAAATATCGCCAAAATCCATACTTTTATTCAGCACGATATCAAAAATATTGCCCAGTTTATCCAAAATTGCTCCTACAACCTGCAAAGTTTAAACAGCACCGAGGAAGAAATCAGATATGTTAAATACTTAAAGGAAACCTTTGAACCGCTGCTGCTTAAAGCCACAAGGATCATAAATATTATTGATTTCAAACAATATTCTGATAAACCCAGAATGGTAAATCTAAGAGGTATCATTGAAAAAATCACATCTTTATACAAGCTAAGATGTAAAATAAACGGGGATGCTCAGGTTGTGTTTGATGAGAGCAGACTTTTCCTTATTTTTGATAATCTGCTTAAAAACATCTACGACAAATCCCTCGTTGAGGAAATCACCTGCACTATAGATATTAAGGTGGATGATACTCAGGTCGTTGTGAGTGTGTTTGATAGCGGAAGTCCGATTTTTGAAATTTCAAAAGTTTTTGAGGCCTTCTATTCTTCTAAAGAAGGCGGCTCAGGGCTTGGTCTGTTTCAGGTCAAAGACATGCTTGGGCAGATTGGTGGCACAATAGAGGCACAAAACCTCGAAAAAGGTGTTAAATTTCAGTTAACCATCCCTCAGTTGACGGCAATGCCATAA
- a CDS encoding sigma 54-interacting transcriptional regulator: MKNDYDLKRALVQNEMGESETMVRISGNLLTASESDATLIIEGETGTGKRYTAKLVHRLSKRASQPFVTVDLSLIPEPLVESELFGYEEGAFTGVDNTKRGFFQAANHGTLLLSELQTLSRELQKKLLSVIKSGKITPPGTKQHMEFDIRFIVSANKSLDEIVKQDSFSGDLYKKLNESMIKIPALRNHKEDIAFFAKKFLDEISAEVGKQIYGFSEDAITMMGFHDWPDNLRELKTVIRNAVLMSKTNIIDIADLAFLRAYVKGYRPSATGRHIEKIHRTLKDVSNKAAEYIEKETICHVLNITSGNKKKAASLLQVDYKTLFNKIGEYNVVYPKEPLTLRSPRLDTRSRRAIRL, from the coding sequence ATGAAAAATGATTATGACTTAAAGAGAGCCTTAGTACAGAATGAAATGGGTGAAAGCGAGACGATGGTTCGAATTAGCGGTAACTTATTAACAGCCTCTGAAAGTGATGCAACCTTGATTATTGAGGGAGAGACCGGTACAGGAAAACGTTATACGGCAAAGCTGGTACATCGTTTGAGCAAAAGAGCAAGTCAACCTTTTGTAACTGTAGATTTGAGTCTCATTCCTGAGCCTTTAGTAGAAAGTGAGTTGTTTGGCTACGAGGAAGGAGCCTTCACAGGTGTGGATAATACAAAAAGAGGATTTTTTCAAGCAGCCAATCATGGCACCTTGTTATTGAGCGAATTACAGACCCTTTCAAGAGAATTGCAGAAAAAGCTGCTAAGTGTTATTAAGAGCGGTAAAATAACTCCTCCCGGCACTAAACAACACATGGAGTTTGATATACGGTTCATTGTTTCGGCAAACAAGAGCCTGGATGAAATTGTTAAACAAGATAGTTTCAGCGGTGATTTATACAAAAAGCTTAATGAGTCTATGATAAAGATTCCTGCATTAAGAAACCACAAGGAAGACATAGCTTTTTTTGCTAAAAAGTTTTTAGATGAGATATCTGCAGAGGTGGGAAAACAGATTTACGGTTTCTCGGAAGATGCTATTACTATGATGGGATTCCATGATTGGCCCGACAACTTAAGGGAACTTAAAACTGTTATAAGAAATGCTGTATTGATGTCTAAAACCAACATAATAGATATTGCCGACCTTGCTTTTCTGCGTGCATATGTAAAAGGATACCGCCCATCGGCAACCGGCAGGCATATCGAAAAAATACACAGAACTTTGAAAGATGTATCTAATAAGGCGGCTGAGTATATAGAAAAAGAAACCATATGTCACGTCCTGAATATAACAAGCGGTAACAAAAAGAAGGCAGCCAGTCTTTTACAGGTGGACTACAAGACACTGTTCAATAAAATCGGTGAGTACAATGTGGTTTATCCTAAAGAGCCGCTTACTCTGAGATCACCAAGATTAGACACAAGGTCCAGAAGAGCCATAAGGCTTTAA
- a CDS encoding ATP-dependent RecD-like DNA helicase, with amino-acid sequence MSTASKIKDNGQLQGVVERLTFYSEENAFAILKLKVLGLRELITVCGTMPGVLPGETIHINGSWHNHPKYGRQFNASTFKSIMPATVDGIEKYLGSGMIRGIGPEYAKRLVKAFGKNTLDIIENDIEKLAAVEGIGRKRLEQIKSAWDEQREIRDVMLFLQSYGVSTAYAAKIYKKYGNDAVRVVSENPYRLAMEIWGVGFVTADKIAEKIGIAKDSPIRAEAGVLFVLNELTNAGNVCFPYDSFVDECVKVLEIARENVAIAVSAQAIADNLVIEQSLEGRSGVNSQSVYLSRYYTAEVGISEILKNLNSATRSVKDFDDDKALQWVQKELSIELAKAQKEAVKSAFSEKLLVITGGPGTGKTTIINSIIRVFKRLGLKVALCAPTGRASKRMSEVTHSEARTIHRMLDFSPKEGAFKKNEKNPIEADLLVVDEASMVDTMLMYQLLRALPAAITLILVGDVDQLPSVGAGTVLKDIIESRQVHTVMLNEIFRQSQTSLIVLNAHKINKGESPVLVKDMAKGGGFYFIEESDPEKIVQIILNLNKTLLPERFRMDEYNDIQILTAMNKGLLGTTNLNTELQNSLNPSAFEIQRMGKVFRVGDKVMQVVNNYDKEVFNGDIGRVSNINEELQELIINFYGRPVKYDYKELDEVFLAYAISIHKSQGSEYPAIIIPIHSQHFIMLQRNLIYTAVTRGKRLVVLVGTKQALYMSINNDKERKRYSHLKQRLMSAPSLDIPEQMFSYKRQG; translated from the coding sequence ATGTCAACAGCGTCAAAAATAAAAGACAATGGACAACTTCAGGGCGTGGTGGAACGTCTAACCTTTTACAGTGAAGAAAATGCCTTTGCCATACTAAAGCTGAAAGTTTTAGGGCTACGGGAGCTTATAACAGTCTGCGGCACTATGCCGGGAGTGCTTCCAGGGGAGACAATTCACATAAACGGCTCATGGCACAATCATCCCAAATATGGCCGTCAATTTAACGCATCAACCTTTAAGTCCATAATGCCTGCAACTGTTGATGGAATCGAGAAGTATCTGGGCTCCGGTATGATCAGAGGGATAGGACCTGAGTATGCCAAACGTCTGGTTAAAGCCTTTGGCAAAAACACGCTGGATATAATCGAAAACGATATAGAAAAGTTGGCGGCGGTGGAGGGGATAGGCCGGAAACGGCTGGAGCAGATAAAATCTGCATGGGATGAGCAGCGCGAGATACGTGATGTGATGTTGTTTCTTCAAAGCTATGGAGTAAGCACAGCCTATGCCGCCAAAATATATAAAAAGTACGGAAACGACGCCGTCAGGGTGGTATCTGAAAACCCCTACCGCCTGGCAATGGAGATATGGGGAGTGGGGTTTGTGACGGCTGACAAAATTGCCGAAAAAATCGGCATAGCCAAAGACTCTCCGATAAGGGCGGAGGCTGGTGTACTGTTTGTTTTAAATGAACTGACCAATGCCGGCAATGTGTGCTTTCCGTATGACTCCTTTGTTGACGAATGCGTTAAGGTGCTTGAGATAGCAAGGGAAAATGTGGCCATAGCCGTCTCAGCACAGGCCATCGCTGATAATCTGGTTATAGAGCAATCTCTTGAGGGCAGGTCAGGGGTTAACTCTCAGTCGGTTTATCTTAGCAGGTATTACACGGCTGAGGTTGGGATATCAGAAATTCTTAAGAATCTTAACTCAGCAACAAGGTCAGTGAAGGACTTTGATGATGATAAGGCACTACAGTGGGTGCAAAAGGAGCTTTCCATAGAGCTGGCAAAGGCGCAAAAAGAAGCGGTAAAAAGTGCATTTAGCGAAAAATTGCTGGTAATAACCGGAGGTCCCGGCACAGGTAAAACCACGATAATTAATTCAATAATCCGGGTGTTTAAGCGGCTGGGACTAAAGGTGGCACTGTGTGCACCAACCGGACGGGCATCGAAGCGGATGTCGGAAGTAACCCACTCAGAGGCGAGGACAATTCACAGAATGCTTGATTTCAGCCCTAAGGAGGGTGCTTTTAAGAAAAACGAAAAGAACCCGATAGAGGCCGATCTGCTTGTTGTTGATGAGGCTTCAATGGTGGACACTATGCTGATGTACCAGCTTCTGAGAGCACTGCCGGCTGCAATAACGCTTATTCTGGTTGGGGATGTTGACCAGTTACCCTCAGTTGGGGCTGGAACAGTCCTGAAAGATATTATAGAGTCCCGGCAGGTTCACACCGTTATGCTCAACGAAATATTCCGGCAGTCGCAAACGAGCCTGATAGTCCTAAATGCACATAAAATCAACAAAGGTGAGAGTCCAGTCTTAGTTAAAGATATGGCCAAGGGCGGCGGCTTCTATTTTATTGAGGAGAGTGACCCGGAAAAGATTGTTCAAATTATTCTGAACCTTAATAAGACGCTGTTACCGGAGCGTTTCAGGATGGATGAGTATAATGATATTCAGATACTTACGGCGATGAACAAGGGGCTTCTGGGCACCACAAACCTTAACACCGAGCTTCAAAACTCACTGAATCCATCAGCGTTTGAAATACAACGGATGGGCAAAGTCTTCAGGGTCGGGGATAAGGTCATGCAGGTGGTAAATAACTACGATAAAGAAGTATTTAACGGAGACATCGGAAGGGTGAGCAACATAAATGAGGAGCTTCAGGAGTTGATAATTAACTTCTATGGCCGTCCGGTCAAGTACGATTATAAGGAGTTGGATGAGGTCTTTTTAGCCTATGCCATTTCAATTCATAAATCACAGGGAAGCGAATATCCGGCCATTATTATTCCCATCCACAGCCAGCATTTTATAATGCTTCAGCGCAATCTGATATACACGGCGGTGACCAGAGGCAAGCGGCTTGTGGTTCTTGTGGGCACAAAACAGGCTCTTTACATGTCAATAAACAATGATAAGGAAAGAAAACGCTACAGCCACTTAAAACAACGCCTTATGTCGGCCCCGTCTTTAGATATACCGGAGCAGATGTTTTCGTATAAGAGACAAGGGTGA
- a CDS encoding Uma2 family endonuclease translates to MITETIVTDLDLTEIINGEEIVGRSPFGYHQKIVGNLYHKICRYIDKINVGEVYLSPLDVIFENEINRLQPDLLFIRKEHLSIAQDWIRGVPDMVCEIVSPGTYKKDTAVKKEIYEKYRVPEYWIVLPEFKTIGILTIKNDKYVTHSIAEIEGTVISKVIEGLQVNITEVFV, encoded by the coding sequence ATGATTACGGAAACTATAGTAACGGATTTGGACTTAACTGAGATTATTAATGGAGAGGAAATCGTGGGGCGTAGTCCATTTGGATATCATCAAAAAATTGTTGGCAATCTTTACCATAAAATATGCCGATATATCGATAAAATCAACGTAGGTGAGGTATATTTATCGCCTCTGGACGTAATCTTTGAAAATGAGATAAACAGGCTTCAACCGGATCTATTGTTTATTAGGAAAGAGCACCTGAGTATTGCCCAGGACTGGATAAGAGGCGTACCGGATATGGTTTGTGAGATAGTTTCACCCGGAACGTATAAAAAAGATACTGCCGTTAAAAAAGAAATATATGAGAAATACAGAGTACCTGAGTACTGGATAGTTTTGCCGGAATTTAAAACCATCGGGATTTTAACTATTAAGAATGATAAATACGTAACACATTCTATCGCGGAAATTGAAGGCACTGTTATATCTAAAGTCATAGAAGGACTTCAGGTTAACATTACTGAGGTGTTTGTATAA
- a CDS encoding TerC/Alx family metal homeostasis membrane protein produces MPGYNLTSIVIFCAAVLAALLIDLFSHKKDKPVSMVNSALWSVFWVVLSFVFAFYIGWIHGMEKAYLFISGYLLEKSLSVDNLFVFMAIFSSFAIKDQFQHRILYFGIIGALIMRFLFIAVGTSLLLLGQWVLAVFGAFVLWSAWKMYQAKSAGHTEIQDYTNHWSVKLARKIFSVHPYVEGNVFFLRQGGKLFVTPLFLCVIAVEAADIMFAFDSVPAVIAITQEPFLIYTSNIFAILGLRSMYFLLAAAKKYLCHLEMSVIVILAFIGVKMLLAVTGLWHIPVNASLIFMLLCLTGGIIASIAFPKQTAI; encoded by the coding sequence ATGCCCGGGTATAATCTCACCAGTATTGTTATTTTTTGCGCAGCGGTTTTAGCAGCATTGTTAATTGATCTATTTTCACACAAAAAAGATAAGCCGGTCAGCATGGTTAATTCAGCTCTCTGGTCAGTGTTTTGGGTGGTTCTTTCTTTTGTCTTTGCTTTTTACATTGGCTGGATTCATGGCATGGAAAAAGCGTATTTGTTTATTTCCGGCTATCTCCTTGAGAAATCACTGTCTGTTGATAATCTCTTTGTTTTTATGGCGATTTTTTCGAGTTTTGCCATTAAAGACCAATTTCAGCACCGGATACTGTATTTTGGAATAATAGGCGCATTGATTATGAGATTTCTGTTTATTGCCGTTGGTACGTCTCTGCTGCTATTGGGACAGTGGGTGCTTGCAGTGTTTGGAGCATTTGTATTATGGTCAGCGTGGAAGATGTATCAGGCTAAAAGTGCCGGGCATACAGAGATACAAGATTATACTAATCATTGGTCTGTAAAACTGGCACGCAAAATATTCAGCGTTCACCCGTACGTTGAGGGAAATGTGTTTTTTTTGAGGCAGGGCGGCAAGTTATTTGTCACTCCTTTATTCTTATGCGTGATTGCCGTGGAAGCGGCGGATATCATGTTTGCTTTTGATTCAGTGCCTGCAGTTATTGCAATTACACAGGAGCCTTTTTTGATCTACACGTCAAACATATTTGCAATTTTAGGGTTAAGGTCCATGTATTTCCTGCTTGCCGCCGCTAAGAAATATCTGTGTCATCTGGAGATGTCCGTTATAGTAATTCTTGCGTTTATTGGAGTAAAAATGCTGCTGGCAGTAACCGGCCTTTGGCATATACCGGTAAATGCAAGCCTTATTTTTATGTTGCTTTGTCTTACAGGCGGTATAATTGCATCCATCGCTTTTCCTAAACAGACTGCTATATAG
- a CDS encoding macro domain-containing protein — MEIVREKQTAGGTLRLVKGDITERDVDAIVNAANSHLQHGGGVAGAIVRKGGVVIQKESDAIGYVAVGNAAVTTSGALPCRAVVHTVGPQMGEGGEDGKLKNAVHNALQLAAEKGFQSISMPAISSGIFGFPKDRCAKILVTESCKFLNNNPECSLRTVEFCIFDSDTLSCFINEFDLL; from the coding sequence ATGGAAATTGTAAGGGAAAAGCAGACGGCAGGGGGAACACTCCGGCTGGTAAAGGGTGATATCACTGAAAGGGATGTGGATGCTATCGTAAACGCCGCCAACTCACACCTTCAACATGGCGGGGGGGTGGCAGGTGCAATAGTCAGAAAAGGCGGCGTAGTAATTCAAAAAGAAAGCGATGCCATAGGATATGTAGCAGTGGGCAATGCCGCTGTAACAACATCTGGAGCTCTTCCGTGCAGGGCTGTAGTTCATACTGTAGGGCCGCAGATGGGTGAGGGTGGTGAGGATGGAAAGCTCAAAAACGCTGTCCATAACGCACTGCAGCTGGCCGCTGAGAAAGGTTTCCAGAGCATATCTATGCCGGCTATAAGTTCGGGGATTTTTGGTTTTCCAAAGGACAGGTGTGCAAAAATCCTTGTAACTGAAAGCTGTAAATTTCTTAACAACAACCCTGAGTGCTCTCTTAGGACAGTGGAATTTTGTATTTTCGACTCCGATACTTTGAGCTGTTTTATTAATGAATTTGATTTGCTTTAA